Proteins co-encoded in one Kutzneria chonburiensis genomic window:
- a CDS encoding bifunctional 5,10-methylenetetrahydrofolate dehydrogenase/5,10-methenyltetrahydrofolate cyclohydrolase codes for MTLIDGRALAAAIRTQVTADAARLRDSGTIPTLAIVVPTDDEATAWYVRSIVRTAEKVGVAVRVVDERELLGPCLAELSADPTVHGVICQTPLPPGVTRDEIAQHIDPAKDVDGANPTSLGRLAAGLPAFAPATAQAVVELLHAHGTTLAGADVVVVGRSTVVGKPAALLLLAENATVTVCHSRTKDLAVQTSRADVVVACAGSAHVLGAAHIRPGAVVIDVGTNPTTDGGLVGDVDTAAVEPIAEAITPVPGGVGPVTTALLLRNVVSAASQ; via the coding sequence ATGACCCTCATCGACGGCCGCGCGCTGGCCGCCGCCATCCGCACTCAGGTCACTGCGGACGCGGCCCGGCTGCGGGACAGTGGCACCATCCCGACGCTGGCGATCGTCGTCCCCACCGACGACGAGGCCACAGCCTGGTACGTCCGCTCCATCGTGCGCACGGCGGAGAAGGTCGGCGTGGCGGTGCGGGTGGTCGACGAGCGCGAGCTGCTGGGCCCGTGCCTGGCCGAGCTGTCGGCCGACCCGACGGTGCACGGCGTGATCTGCCAGACGCCGCTGCCGCCGGGCGTGACCCGCGACGAGATCGCCCAGCACATCGACCCGGCCAAGGACGTGGACGGCGCGAACCCGACCAGCCTCGGCCGGCTGGCGGCGGGTCTGCCGGCGTTCGCGCCGGCGACGGCACAGGCGGTGGTGGAGCTGCTGCACGCCCACGGCACGACGCTGGCCGGCGCGGACGTCGTGGTGGTCGGCCGCAGCACTGTGGTCGGCAAGCCGGCGGCGCTGCTGCTGCTCGCCGAGAACGCGACGGTGACGGTGTGCCACTCCCGCACGAAGGACCTGGCGGTGCAGACCAGCCGGGCCGACGTCGTGGTGGCGTGCGCCGGCAGCGCGCACGTGCTCGGCGCGGCGCACATCCGGCCGGGCGCGGTGGTGATCGACGTCGGCACGAATCCGACGACCGACGGCGGCCTGGTCGGCGACGTGGACACCGCCGCGGTGGAGCCGATCGCGGAGGCGATCACGCCGGTACCGGGAGGTGTCGGGCCGGTGACGACCGCGCTGCTGCTGCGCAACGTTGTGTCGGCAGCTTCACAGTGA
- a CDS encoding CbtB domain-containing protein: MSTVSATTAVPTPVVLPLPKAMLWLSGTVLLALALYYFIGIDQGATSVFGDNMYIHEFVHDARHFLGFPCH; the protein is encoded by the coding sequence ATGAGCACCGTTTCCGCGACCACCGCCGTTCCGACGCCGGTCGTCCTGCCGCTCCCGAAGGCCATGCTGTGGCTGAGCGGCACCGTGCTCCTCGCGCTGGCCCTGTACTACTTCATCGGCATCGACCAGGGCGCCACCTCGGTGTTCGGCGACAACATGTACATCCACGAGTTCGTGCACGACGCGCGCCACTTCCTCGGCTTCCCCTGCCACTGA
- a CDS encoding CbtA family protein: MEKRIILRGVLVGALAGLLAFVFARIFAEPQIQAAIDYESGRDEAQAALDKAAGLPVGDEGPEIFTRAIQANVGIGVGIVLFGVAMGAFFAVAYAVCLGRVGNLRPRTLSVLVAGGGFLGIYLVPFVKYPANPPSIGHGATIGVRGALYVVMMVCSVAFLIGAVVLGKRLARRFGNWNATLLAALAFVVVIGVVMALLPSLGELAANVRDYGEQATETPQPLRNPAGQIVYPGFPADVLWDFRFYSIAAQAIMWAAIGLLFAPLAERLLAPKAEQVAAS, translated from the coding sequence ATGGAAAAACGAATCATCCTGCGGGGCGTGCTGGTCGGCGCCCTGGCCGGGCTGCTGGCGTTCGTCTTCGCCCGGATCTTCGCCGAGCCGCAGATCCAGGCCGCGATCGACTACGAGAGCGGTCGTGACGAGGCCCAGGCGGCGCTGGACAAGGCCGCCGGCCTGCCGGTCGGCGACGAGGGGCCGGAGATCTTCACCCGGGCGATCCAGGCCAATGTCGGCATCGGTGTCGGCATCGTGCTGTTCGGCGTGGCCATGGGCGCGTTCTTCGCCGTGGCCTACGCGGTCTGCCTCGGCCGGGTCGGCAACCTGCGGCCCCGCACGCTGTCGGTGCTGGTGGCCGGCGGCGGCTTCCTCGGCATCTACCTGGTGCCGTTCGTGAAGTACCCGGCCAACCCGCCGTCGATCGGCCACGGTGCGACCATCGGCGTCCGCGGCGCGCTGTACGTGGTGATGATGGTCTGCTCGGTGGCGTTCCTGATCGGGGCCGTGGTGCTGGGCAAACGGTTGGCCCGGCGCTTCGGCAACTGGAACGCGACATTGCTAGCGGCGCTAGCTTTCGTCGTGGTGATCGGTGTCGTCATGGCGCTGTTGCCGTCGCTGGGCGAGCTCGCCGCCAACGTGCGCGACTACGGCGAGCAGGCCACCGAGACGCCACAGCCGCTGCGCAATCCCGCCGGGCAGATCGTCTATCCCGGCTTCCCGGCCGATGTGCTGTGGGACTTCCGCTTCTACTCGATCGCCGCGCAGGCGATCATGTGGGCGGCGATCGGCCTGCTGTTCGCGCCGTTGGCCGAGCGGCTGTTGGCCCCCAAGGCCGAGCAGGTGGCGGCGTCCTGA
- a CDS encoding histidine phosphatase family protein yields the protein MRCAQTAEALGWDAVVDESLADLDHGSWRGRSLAEIDQHDLSAWMTDPDAAPHGGEPVSAVLKRVASWLDRQADVGRVGVVTSPSVIRAAVLATLGAPAAAFWRVDISPLTVTQLTGTTGRWTVRETGLPLQEAGG from the coding sequence CTGCGCTGCGCGCAGACCGCTGAGGCCCTCGGCTGGGACGCCGTCGTCGACGAGTCCCTCGCCGATCTCGATCACGGCTCGTGGCGCGGCCGGTCCTTGGCCGAGATCGACCAGCACGACCTGTCGGCATGGATGACCGATCCCGACGCCGCCCCGCATGGCGGCGAGCCCGTCAGTGCCGTGCTCAAGCGCGTCGCCTCGTGGCTGGACCGCCAGGCCGACGTCGGCCGCGTCGGCGTCGTCACCTCGCCGTCCGTGATCCGGGCGGCAGTCCTAGCGACGCTAGGCGCCCCCGCCGCCGCATTCTGGCGGGTCGACATCTCACCGCTGACCGTCACGCAGCTCACCGGCACCACCGGCCGATGGACCGTCCGCGAGACCGGGCTTCCGCTCCAGGAAGCCGGGGGCTAG
- a CDS encoding glycoside hydrolase family 27 protein — MANAEDNGLAKKPPMGWSSWSFVRKAPSAAKIEAQADAIKSSGLAQHGFEYVNLDDFWMKCDGNGPTVDANGRWVVDTAKFPDGMKAVADHVHADGLKFGLYVTPGIPENAVRNNSAIAGTAYHAKDIAVTTTSEKNYNCKHMYGIDYSKPGAQQYIDSWAKEFADWGVDYLKIDGVGSPDIPDVKAWSQALRNSGRPIHYELSNNLAIADANTWRQYANGWRTQGDVECYCGANGASFPLTDWKHVSARFDTAASWQQYAGPGGWNDLDSLEIGNGDNTGLTSDQRRSHLTLWAMAAAPLLLGTDLTHLDATDKAMLTNDSVLGVDQDAIAAKRLTKSGNTQVWTKKEPSGAYVVALFNTGTSGSQTITVDWQQVGITTGAAAVTDLWAQKAKGTIKGSYSATLRPGETRLIRAVPANS; from the coding sequence GTGGCGAACGCGGAGGACAACGGGCTGGCCAAGAAGCCGCCCATGGGGTGGAGCAGCTGGAGCTTCGTGCGGAAGGCGCCGTCCGCCGCCAAGATCGAGGCGCAGGCCGATGCGATCAAGAGCTCGGGGCTGGCGCAGCACGGGTTTGAGTACGTCAACCTGGACGACTTCTGGATGAAGTGCGACGGGAACGGGCCGACCGTGGACGCGAACGGGCGGTGGGTGGTCGACACGGCGAAGTTCCCGGACGGGATGAAGGCGGTGGCGGATCACGTCCACGCTGACGGGCTGAAGTTCGGGCTGTACGTGACGCCGGGCATCCCGGAGAACGCGGTGAGGAACAACAGCGCGATCGCGGGAACGGCATACCACGCCAAGGACATCGCGGTCACCACGACGTCGGAGAAGAACTACAACTGCAAGCACATGTACGGGATCGACTACAGCAAGCCCGGTGCGCAGCAGTACATCGACTCCTGGGCGAAGGAGTTCGCGGACTGGGGCGTGGACTACCTGAAGATCGACGGGGTTGGCAGCCCGGACATCCCGGACGTCAAGGCGTGGTCGCAGGCCCTGCGGAACTCGGGTAGGCCGATCCACTACGAGCTGTCCAACAACCTGGCGATCGCGGACGCGAACACGTGGCGGCAGTACGCGAACGGCTGGCGGACGCAGGGCGACGTGGAATGCTACTGCGGCGCAAATGGGGCAAGTTTTCCTTTGACGGACTGGAAACACGTGTCAGCGAGGTTCGACACGGCGGCGAGCTGGCAGCAGTACGCCGGGCCGGGCGGCTGGAACGACCTGGACTCGCTGGAGATCGGCAACGGCGACAACACCGGTCTGACCAGCGACCAGCGCCGCAGTCACCTGACGCTGTGGGCGATGGCGGCGGCGCCGCTGCTGCTGGGCACGGATCTGACCCACCTGGACGCGACCGACAAGGCGATGCTGACCAACGACTCCGTGCTGGGCGTCGACCAGGACGCGATCGCCGCGAAGCGCCTGACCAAGTCGGGCAACACCCAGGTGTGGACCAAGAAGGAGCCCTCCGGCGCCTACGTCGTGGCCCTGTTCAACACCGGGACCAGCGGCAGCCAGACGATCACCGTGGACTGGCAGCAGGTGGGCATCACCACGGGCGCGGCCGCGGTCACGGATCTCTGGGCGCAGAAGGCCAAGGGCACGATCAAGGGCAGCTACAGCGCGACGCTGCGCCCGGGCGAGACGCGGCTCATCCGGGCGGTGCCGGCGAATTCCTGA
- a CDS encoding MFS transporter: MDRHPAQRRVIGFLVGTQAVGSIGVGIGIMLGALTATTLSGSVAVGGLGATAIAVGAALSAVPVALVAGRFGRRRALASAYGVGALGGVGCAFASAVGSWPFLLLSLVAFGGGTAATLAARYAAGDLAHPGRRAGAMSTVVWATTLGVIAAPNLAAVVPSPFLLASLAFTVAGIGLLFGLRPDPLLAGRVAVVVGDSCCGVGASELPRRHTRAEVWSAIGPNVRLALLGVALCNTAMTGMMSMMPVQMTGGGSTLVVVGMVVSVHVAGMYAASPLFGVLADRIGRVPVLALGAALVVAGAGVCGMASSHDAPQMALGMIMLGCGWSAGVVAGGALLTESVPVALRPSTQGLADLVLNLGGASGGLLAGVIMSTWSFTALGLVVGFAALPLLMACMGTTLRPVAPPPEAVHLQPTPPTPTAAL, translated from the coding sequence GTGGACCGCCATCCCGCGCAGCGCAGGGTCATCGGATTCCTTGTCGGCACCCAGGCCGTCGGGTCGATCGGCGTGGGGATCGGCATCATGCTCGGCGCCTTGACGGCGACGACGCTGTCCGGCTCGGTGGCCGTCGGCGGGTTGGGGGCGACGGCGATCGCCGTCGGGGCGGCGTTGTCGGCCGTGCCGGTGGCGTTGGTCGCCGGTCGGTTCGGGCGGCGTCGGGCGTTGGCCTCGGCGTACGGGGTCGGGGCGTTGGGCGGCGTTGGTTGCGCTTTCGCGTCGGCTGTCGGCTCGTGGCCGTTTTTGCTGTTGTCGTTGGTGGCCTTCGGCGGCGGCACCGCGGCGACCTTGGCCGCTCGGTACGCCGCCGGGGACCTGGCCCATCCCGGCCGTCGGGCCGGCGCAATGTCCACAGTGGTCTGGGCGACGACGCTAGGCGTGATCGCGGCACCCAACCTGGCCGCCGTCGTACCGTCACCCTTTTTGCTAGCGTCGCTAGCTTTCACCGTTGCCGGTATCGGCCTGCTCTTCGGCCTGCGACCGGATCCCTTGCTGGCCGGTCGAGTCGCCGTGGTCGTCGGCGACAGTTGTTGCGGCGTAGGGGCTTCCGAGCTGCCCCGCCGGCACACCCGGGCCGAGGTCTGGTCGGCGATCGGTCCGAACGTCCGCCTAGCACTGCTAGGTGTTGCCCTGTGCAACACCGCGATGACCGGCATGATGTCGATGATGCCCGTCCAGATGACCGGCGGCGGTTCCACCCTTGTCGTCGTCGGCATGGTCGTCAGCGTTCACGTAGCCGGCATGTACGCCGCCAGCCCCCTTTTCGGCGTTCTGGCCGACCGCATCGGCCGCGTCCCCGTACTCGCCCTCGGCGCCGCCCTCGTCGTAGCCGGCGCCGGCGTCTGCGGCATGGCTTCTTCCCACGATGCGCCCCAGATGGCCCTCGGCATGATCATGCTCGGCTGCGGTTGGTCCGCCGGCGTAGTAGCCGGGGGCGCGTTGCTGACCGAGTCCGTCCCCGTGGCCCTCCGCCCTTCCACCCAGGGCCTCGCCGACCTCGTCCTCAACCTCGGCGGCGCCTCCGGCGGCCTCCTCGCCGGAGTCATCATGAGCACCTGGTCTTTCACCGCCCTCGGCCTGGTCGTAGGCTTCGCCGCCTTGCCGTTGCTCATGGCCTGCATGGGCACCACTCTGCGCCCCGTAGCCCCGCCCCCAGAGGCAGTTCACCTGCAACCCACCCCGCCCACCCCCACCGCCGCCCTCTAG
- a CDS encoding Hsp70 family protein encodes MRVLSIDVGTSNTVAVLAVPGQQPRVVEVDGAATMPSAVYADEDGVILVGRDAERQARMDPTRFEPTPKRRIDDGALLLGGSVVPVTDALAAVLRRVLDETVRQLGGALPDEFRLTHPANWGAARRNTLMSAGRLAGMTGNIVMVPEPVAAAAHFNRLAPGSSLAVYDLGSGTFDVAVVAATPGGFTVQASDGLADLGGTDMDQLLLEYVGRQVSNRDAARWQQLLRPESTADRRAQRALVEDVRAAKEALSRHPQTVVPMPEPFADVTVTRPELEALIRPSLTRSIELLSSTIAASGVHPMSLAGIYLVGGASRMPLVGALIGERLRVAPVSLDQPETAVASGAHLVPRDGVTIRTQVSAPSSPRYPTTGDFMAGAQFPQLAGPAPAPASKGASKATMVALGAIVLVALVVLGGFLVASPSRFPSAADCSGTPGSPDGKGFTNCTRQLAGPVADQGDCQAGYDGSGVAVTGLASVTCHIDGRTVVYTQTASLEERDTKVHDLIGGYTNATTIRALWAGNGLRGEYWSVGVSGVGVVAFTVSDRPLVGVLTAPATADPSSLTAAKAAETFEHSVQPGT; translated from the coding sequence GTGCGGGTGTTGTCGATCGACGTGGGGACGTCGAACACGGTGGCGGTGCTCGCGGTGCCCGGCCAGCAACCCCGCGTCGTCGAGGTCGACGGCGCGGCCACCATGCCGTCGGCTGTCTACGCCGACGAGGACGGCGTGATCCTCGTCGGCCGGGACGCCGAGCGGCAGGCCCGGATGGACCCCACGCGCTTCGAGCCCACGCCGAAGCGCCGCATCGACGACGGCGCTCTGCTGCTCGGCGGCAGCGTCGTCCCGGTCACCGACGCGCTCGCGGCCGTGCTGCGGCGGGTGCTCGACGAGACCGTGCGCCAGCTCGGCGGCGCGCTGCCGGACGAGTTCCGGCTCACCCACCCCGCCAACTGGGGCGCCGCGCGGCGCAACACCCTCATGTCGGCCGGGCGGCTCGCCGGGATGACCGGCAACATCGTGATGGTCCCCGAGCCGGTCGCCGCCGCCGCGCACTTCAACCGCCTCGCCCCGGGCAGCTCGCTCGCCGTCTACGACCTCGGTTCCGGCACGTTCGACGTCGCCGTGGTCGCCGCGACGCCCGGCGGGTTCACCGTGCAGGCCTCGGACGGCCTGGCCGATCTCGGCGGCACCGACATGGACCAGCTGCTGTTGGAGTACGTCGGCCGGCAGGTGTCCAACCGCGACGCCGCTCGGTGGCAGCAGTTGCTTCGGCCCGAGTCCACTGCCGACCGTCGGGCCCAGCGGGCGCTGGTCGAGGACGTGCGGGCGGCCAAGGAGGCGCTGTCGCGGCACCCGCAGACCGTGGTGCCGATGCCGGAGCCGTTCGCCGACGTGACGGTCACCCGGCCGGAGCTGGAGGCGCTGATCCGGCCCAGCCTCACGCGCAGCATCGAGCTGCTGTCGTCGACCATCGCCGCCAGTGGCGTGCACCCGATGTCGTTGGCCGGCATCTACCTGGTCGGTGGGGCGAGCCGGATGCCGTTGGTGGGCGCGTTGATCGGGGAGCGGCTGCGGGTTGCCCCGGTCAGCCTGGACCAGCCGGAGACGGCCGTCGCGTCGGGCGCGCATCTCGTGCCGCGGGACGGCGTGACGATCAGGACTCAGGTTTCGGCACCTTCTTCGCCGCGGTACCCGACCACCGGCGACTTCATGGCCGGTGCCCAGTTCCCGCAGCTGGCCGGGCCCGCGCCGGCGCCCGCCTCCAAGGGCGCATCGAAAGCGACGATGGTGGCGTTGGGCGCAATCGTCCTGGTGGCTCTTGTCGTGCTCGGCGGCTTCCTGGTGGCCAGCCCGTCGCGGTTCCCCAGCGCCGCCGACTGCAGCGGCACGCCCGGATCGCCCGACGGCAAGGGCTTCACCAACTGCACCCGCCAGCTCGCCGGACCCGTCGCCGACCAGGGCGACTGCCAGGCCGGGTACGACGGCAGCGGGGTCGCGGTGACCGGGTTGGCCAGCGTCACGTGTCACATCGACGGGCGGACCGTGGTCTATACCCAGACGGCTTCGCTCGAGGAGAGGGACACGAAGGTGCATGATCTGATCGGCGGCTACACCAACGCCACCACGATCCGTGCGCTGTGGGCGGGCAATGGCCTGCGCGGCGAGTACTGGTCGGTTGGCGTCAGCGGCGTCGGCGTCGTCGCGTTCACGGTGTCGGACCGGCCGCTCGTCGGCGTGCTCACCGCGCCGGCCACTGCTGACCCGAGCTCACTGACCGCAGCCAAGGCGGCGGAGACGTTCGAGCATTCGGTACAGCCCGGCACCTGA
- a CDS encoding sigma-70 family RNA polymerase sigma factor, whose protein sequence is MGAEVAPKPVAAYGPQDEQFRQLVDAAVNRDPVATQRVLESIRPIVLRYCRARIGRLDRSFASADDVVQEVCLSVISALPSYRDQGQPFLAFVYGIAQHKVADAHRAAARNKSLPVPEVPDRPETVAGPEQRVLQDELKSNMDRLLAVLSDKQREIVVLRVVVGLSAEETADLVGSTPGAVRVAQHRALTRLRKLVGSTKEF, encoded by the coding sequence GTGGGGGCCGAGGTCGCGCCGAAGCCGGTCGCCGCCTACGGTCCGCAGGACGAGCAGTTCCGGCAGCTCGTCGATGCCGCGGTCAACCGTGATCCGGTTGCCACGCAACGGGTTCTCGAATCGATCAGGCCGATCGTGCTGCGGTACTGCCGGGCCCGGATCGGCCGGCTGGACCGCTCGTTCGCCTCGGCGGACGACGTGGTGCAGGAGGTCTGCCTGTCGGTCATCTCGGCGTTGCCGTCCTATCGGGACCAGGGTCAGCCGTTCCTGGCCTTCGTGTACGGCATCGCGCAGCACAAGGTCGCCGACGCCCACCGGGCGGCGGCCCGCAACAAGTCGCTGCCGGTGCCCGAGGTGCCGGACCGGCCGGAGACGGTCGCCGGCCCGGAGCAGCGGGTGCTGCAGGACGAGTTGAAGAGCAACATGGACAGGCTGCTCGCGGTCCTGTCCGACAAGCAGCGCGAGATCGTGGTGCTGCGGGTGGTCGTCGGCCTGTCCGCCGAGGAGACCGCCGACCTGGTCGGGTCCACCCCGGGTGCGGTTCGGGTGGCTCAGCACCGGGCGCTGACCAGGCTGCGCAAGCTGGTCGGCAGCACGAAGGAGTTCTGA
- a CDS encoding chitinase, with product MSRKWTRWLVGAVAAATVVLGAAAPASAASNLLANPGFEAGNTSGWTCSGATTVGSPVHSGSYALAATPAGQDYAQCSQRVTVLPNSAYTLSAYVQGSYIYLGATGTGGTDPQTWTVSGSYTQLSTSFTTGASTTSVTVYIHGWYGQPTYYADDFVLSGPGGGGGTPTAPAAPTGLSSPSQTSSSVSLAWTASSGDVSGYNVYQNGSKVASVSGTSYTATGLAASTTYQYAVSAYNSVGESPKSGTISATTKAGGGGNPGGSLPTHVLTGYWQNFYNGAKALKLADVPTTYDLVAVAFADATGTPGAISFTLDSGLSGQLGGYTDAQFTADIATLHSRGQKVILSVGGQNGTISVGDSSAATNFANSAYSIIQRYGFDGIDIDLENGVNATYMGQALHSLGSKVGAGFIVTLAPQTIDMQSTGMAYFQLALNIKDILTIVNMQYYNSGSMNGCDQGVYSQGTENFLTALACIQLQGGLRADQVGLGLPASSSAAGGGYMSPSTVNAGLDCLAKGANCGSFHPSATYPTIRGAMTWSINWDASNGYAFANTVHGHFGSL from the coding sequence ATGTCACGGAAGTGGACACGCTGGTTAGTCGGAGCGGTCGCCGCCGCCACCGTCGTGCTCGGCGCCGCCGCCCCTGCTTCGGCGGCGTCGAACCTGCTTGCCAACCCGGGCTTCGAGGCCGGCAACACCAGCGGCTGGACGTGCAGCGGCGCGACCACAGTGGGCAGCCCGGTGCACAGCGGCTCGTACGCGCTCGCGGCCACCCCGGCCGGCCAGGACTACGCGCAGTGCAGCCAGAGAGTCACAGTGCTGCCGAACTCCGCGTACACGCTGTCCGCCTACGTTCAGGGCAGCTACATCTACCTCGGCGCCACCGGCACGGGCGGCACCGACCCGCAGACCTGGACGGTCTCCGGCAGCTACACGCAGCTGTCGACCAGCTTCACCACCGGCGCCAGCACCACGAGCGTCACCGTCTACATCCACGGCTGGTACGGGCAGCCCACGTACTACGCCGACGACTTCGTGCTCAGCGGCCCCGGCGGTGGTGGCGGCACCCCGACGGCGCCGGCCGCGCCGACCGGCCTGAGCTCGCCCAGCCAGACGTCGTCGAGCGTGTCGCTGGCCTGGACGGCGTCCTCCGGTGACGTGAGCGGCTACAACGTGTACCAGAACGGCAGCAAGGTCGCTTCCGTGTCCGGCACCAGCTACACCGCGACCGGCCTGGCCGCCTCGACCACCTATCAGTACGCGGTGTCGGCGTACAACTCGGTCGGCGAGTCGCCGAAGTCCGGCACGATCAGCGCCACGACCAAGGCCGGCGGTGGCGGCAACCCCGGCGGCTCGCTGCCCACGCACGTGCTGACCGGCTACTGGCAGAACTTCTACAACGGCGCCAAGGCCCTGAAGCTGGCCGACGTGCCGACCACGTACGACCTGGTCGCGGTGGCCTTCGCCGACGCGACGGGCACCCCGGGCGCCATCTCCTTCACCCTCGACTCGGGGCTGTCGGGCCAGCTCGGCGGCTACACCGACGCGCAGTTCACCGCGGACATCGCCACCCTGCACTCCCGCGGCCAGAAGGTGATCCTGTCGGTCGGCGGCCAGAACGGCACCATCAGCGTCGGCGACTCGTCGGCCGCGACCAACTTCGCCAACAGCGCCTACTCGATCATCCAGCGCTACGGCTTCGACGGCATCGACATCGACCTGGAGAACGGCGTCAACGCCACCTACATGGGCCAGGCGCTGCACTCGCTGGGGAGCAAGGTCGGCGCCGGCTTCATCGTGACGCTGGCCCCGCAGACCATCGACATGCAGTCCACCGGCATGGCGTACTTCCAGCTGGCGCTCAACATCAAGGACATCCTGACCATCGTCAACATGCAGTACTACAACTCGGGTTCGATGAACGGCTGCGACCAGGGCGTCTACTCGCAGGGCACGGAGAACTTCCTGACCGCGCTGGCCTGCATCCAGCTCCAGGGCGGTCTGCGGGCCGACCAGGTCGGCCTCGGCCTGCCGGCCTCGAGCTCGGCCGCGGGCGGCGGCTACATGTCCCCGTCCACCGTCAACGCCGGGCTGGACTGCCTGGCCAAGGGGGCCAACTGCGGCAGCTTCCACCCGTCGGCCACGTACCCCACGATCCGCGGGGCGATGACCTGGTCGATCAACTGGGACGCGTCCAACGGCTACGCCTTCGCCAACACGGTGCACGGGCACTTCGGCAGCCTGTAG
- a CDS encoding 1-aminocyclopropane-1-carboxylate deaminase, producing the protein MALEDFPRFPLLLGPSPVHPLERLTAHLGGAEVWAKREDCNSGIAYGGNKTRKLEYLVAEAVASGCDTLVSIGGVQSNHTRQVAGAAARAGLKCVLIQESWVEWADPGYDRVGNIQLSRLMGADVRLVDSIFGIEFKQSWRNAIAEIEAAGGKPYAIPAGASDHPLGGLGFANWARELEQQERELGVFFDTIIVCSVTGGTQAGMLAGFTNRDRQVLGIDASAKPKETFDQISRIASATASLIGTEPLEVILDERYHAGIYGVPDESTLDAMRLAARTEGMITDPVYEGKSMAGLIDLVARKEIPATSTVLYAHLGGQPALSAYSSIG; encoded by the coding sequence TTGGCACTCGAGGACTTCCCGCGTTTTCCGCTGCTGCTCGGCCCCTCGCCCGTCCATCCGCTGGAGCGCCTGACCGCGCATCTCGGCGGGGCCGAGGTGTGGGCCAAGCGGGAGGACTGCAACAGCGGCATCGCCTACGGCGGCAACAAGACCCGCAAGCTGGAGTACCTCGTCGCCGAGGCGGTCGCGTCGGGCTGCGACACGCTGGTGTCGATCGGTGGCGTGCAGTCCAACCACACCCGCCAGGTCGCCGGTGCCGCCGCCCGGGCCGGGCTGAAGTGCGTGCTGATCCAGGAGAGCTGGGTGGAGTGGGCCGATCCGGGCTACGACCGCGTGGGCAACATCCAGCTCAGCCGCCTCATGGGGGCCGACGTCCGGCTGGTCGATTCGATCTTCGGCATCGAGTTCAAGCAGAGCTGGCGCAACGCCATCGCCGAGATCGAGGCCGCCGGCGGCAAGCCCTACGCCATCCCGGCCGGTGCTTCCGACCACCCGCTGGGCGGCCTCGGCTTCGCCAACTGGGCCCGTGAGCTGGAGCAGCAGGAGCGCGAGCTCGGCGTCTTCTTCGACACCATCATCGTCTGCTCGGTCACCGGCGGCACCCAGGCCGGCATGCTCGCGGGGTTCACCAATCGCGACCGCCAGGTCCTCGGCATCGACGCCTCGGCCAAGCCCAAGGAGACCTTCGACCAGATCTCACGGATCGCCTCCGCCACCGCATCCCTCATCGGCACCGAGCCGCTCGAGGTCATCCTCGACGAGCGCTACCACGCCGGCATCTACGGCGTCCCCGACGAGTCCACTTTGGACGCCATGCGACTTGCCGCCCGCACCGAGGGCATGATCACCGACCCGGTCTACGAAGGCAAGTCCATGGCCGGCCTCATCGATCTCGTCGCCCGCAAGGAGATCCCGGCGACAAGCACCGTGCTCTACGCCCACCTCGGCGGCCAGCCGGCACTGAGCGCCTACAGCTCCATCGGCTAA
- a CDS encoding GntR family transcriptional regulator, with the protein MQYISRLDRPLLRDRALATIRHAIVAGDLVPGEAIRDLDLAERLGLSRTPVREALSHLAEEGLVESKPHSYTRVTPIDPVAVRDALQVVQAMHGLALRLAVPLLSADDLSSMRVHNSRFAAALAAPDIAEALAADDDFHLVPVSVCGNFAVAATIQRYTPLVRRLEYQRFSSSCGVDSVAMHEEIVAACEARDGDLAARLTERNWATLAAELADLPDHPPA; encoded by the coding sequence ATGCAATATATTAGTCGCCTGGACCGCCCGCTCCTGCGGGATCGCGCGCTGGCCACCATTCGGCACGCCATCGTCGCCGGCGACCTCGTTCCCGGCGAGGCCATCCGTGACCTCGACCTCGCGGAGCGCCTCGGGCTGTCCCGCACTCCCGTTCGCGAGGCCCTCAGTCACCTCGCCGAGGAGGGGCTCGTCGAGTCCAAGCCGCACAGCTACACCCGGGTCACCCCCATCGACCCCGTCGCCGTTCGCGATGCGCTTCAGGTCGTCCAGGCCATGCACGGCCTCGCCCTCCGCCTCGCCGTGCCTCTGCTCTCTGCTGACGACCTTTCGTCGATGCGCGTCCACAACTCCCGCTTCGCTGCCGCGCTGGCCGCCCCCGACATCGCCGAGGCCTTGGCCGCCGACGACGACTTCCACCTCGTTCCGGTGTCCGTCTGCGGCAACTTCGCCGTCGCCGCCACCATCCAGCGCTACACCCCGCTCGTGCGACGCCTCGAATACCAGCGCTTCTCCTCCAGCTGCGGCGTCGATTCGGTGGCCATGCACGAGGAGATCGTCGCCGCCTGCGAAGCCCGCGACGGCGACCTGGCCGCCCGCCTCACCGAACGCAACTGGGCCACCCTGGCCGCCGAACTCGCCGACCTGCCCGATCACCCGCCGGCCTGA